Part of the Streptomyces sp. HSG2 genome, CCGCCCTCCGGCATCGTGAACCTGAACAGGGACAACCACGTCGTCATTTGCGGGCCCCGCCTGTCGCCGCTTGTCGCGCAGGTGCTCGAAGGGGACGACAACCTTCGATTCGCGAAGGATCGAGCCTGGCACCTCGTCGACCAGGTGGCCGGACGGGAGTTCCGTTCGCCGCAGGACGAGGACGGGTCGGCCGGTGACATCGGCTACTTGGGGCGGCTTCCTCGGTTGGACGGAAAGGGCACCTTCCTCTACATCGCGGGCATCCACGCCATCGGTGCGAGCGGAGTCGTCCACTTCCTGGAGAACAACCTGGCAGAGCTGTACCGCGAGGTTCGTACGCGTCGCTTCTCCGCCCTGGTCTCATGCCGCTACGACCCGGAAACGCTCGAAGTGCGGGAGAGTCGACGGATCACCCCTCTGTACCGACACGAAGGCTGAGTATGCGCGTCGCCATCGACACCCAGCCCGGTGGAGCCGCCCCCAACGAAGATTGGGTGGCTTGCACACCGACTCTTGCCATCGTCCTGGATGGCCTCAGCACGGCAGGTCTGGACACCGGCTGTCGCCACGGTGTGCCCTGGTATGTGCGGTGTCTCGGCAGTCAGATCGTCGCGGCTCTCGCCGACCCTCATGTCGCGCTCGCAGAGGGGTTGGGGAGCGCACTGGAGCGAGTAGCCGCGCTCCACCCGGAATGCGACTTGAGGAACCCCGGGACTCCCTCCGCGACCGTTGCGCTCCTCCGTGAGCGTGAGGGTCTTCTCGAACATCTGGTCTTGGCGGACTCTCCGATCGTGTTGGACCACAGCGACAGCGTCACCGTTCTCACCGACCTGCGAGTAGACGAGGTGCTGCCCGACCTGAGGGCAGAGGTGGAGCAGTTCGAGACGGAC contains:
- a CDS encoding sigma-70 region 4 domain-containing protein codes for the protein MQNDMREVSGIVDPVDRARAAIDLMARYQSHVNELSRVRREAIEEAQAAGMTQAEIAKRLGVSRGRVGQLASAGPPPERAFFGTDLVTVSLGGKYEAGKSPDQHPSEVVTREDLNNFERLRTFLGGMKLEARYEVIPPSGIVNLNRDNHVVICGPRLSPLVAQVLEGDDNLRFAKDRAWHLVDQVAGREFRSPQDEDGSAGDIGYLGRLPRLDGKGTFLYIAGIHAIGASGVVHFLENNLAELYREVRTRRFSALVSCRYDPETLEVRESRRITPLYRHEG